A stretch of Pseudolysobacter antarcticus DNA encodes these proteins:
- a CDS encoding phytanoyl-CoA dioxygenase family protein — protein sequence MTKRAQLHRDGYTMLRRVIPITWLDELRIAFDEGAKPSDQWGVPRQASWRHSLLDLDSKVQAVCRLPMLLAAVGELIGERFFLSQVEGREPLMGCGHQALHRDFSFHRPGDTVHALAYFDDYGPDNGATRIVPGSHRPAQDDPPFNFDDESGSMQLSGCAGDILVFDADLVHAASLNSTGARRRSILIGYFVESLYASHLKTAKLRSVRMDTTERFDPSDYSLSE from the coding sequence ATGACGAAGCGCGCGCAACTACATCGGGATGGCTATACCATGCTGCGTCGTGTGATTCCGATCACATGGCTCGATGAGCTTCGTATTGCCTTCGATGAAGGCGCGAAACCGTCGGATCAATGGGGCGTTCCGCGCCAAGCGAGCTGGCGGCATTCGTTGTTGGACCTTGATTCGAAGGTGCAGGCCGTTTGCCGCCTGCCGATGTTGCTGGCGGCCGTCGGCGAGTTGATCGGCGAACGGTTTTTCCTGTCGCAGGTAGAGGGGCGTGAGCCTTTGATGGGCTGCGGCCATCAGGCCTTGCATCGCGACTTCTCATTCCATCGCCCCGGCGATACGGTGCACGCGCTGGCGTATTTCGACGACTATGGCCCCGACAACGGAGCGACGCGTATCGTGCCCGGCAGTCATCGCCCGGCGCAGGATGATCCGCCGTTCAACTTCGATGATGAGTCCGGTTCGATGCAGCTCTCGGGTTGCGCGGGCGACATCCTCGTGTTTGATGCGGATCTGGTACATGCAGCCAGTCTGAACTCGACAGGCGCGCGTCGTCGGTCCATCTTGATCGGCTATTTTGTCGAGTCGCTGTACGCTTCACACCTCAAAACGGCGAAGCTCCGCAGCGTACGCATGGATACAACGGAGCGGTTCGATCCATCGGACTACTCACTGAGTGAGTGA
- a CDS encoding DEAD/DEAH box helicase — translation MPNRVFHPAVAAWFERTFSAPTPAQAQAWPAIQSGRHVLIAAPTGSGKTLAAFLAAINALVERGMQMPLPDETVLVYVSPLKALSNDIRINLDAPIAGIREELLRLGLPDVEIRTAVRTGDTPQSERTLMRKRPPHILVTTPESLYILLGSESGRQMLATTRSVIVDEIHALAPNKRGSHLALSLERLEALCERRLVRIGLSATQKPIEEVARFLVGTGGVLPDGAADCEIVDTGHTRHRDLAIEVPAAPLEAIMSGDVWQQVYDRLAELIASHRTTLIFVNTRRMAERVARYLSERLGKDAITSHHGSMAKDQRLDAEQRLKRGDLRALVATASLELGIDIGAVDLVCQLSSPRSIAAFLQRVGRSGHAVGGTPKGRLLPQSRDDLVECSALLHAVHEGELDTLKLIRKPIDVLAQQIVAEVASRDCDEAELFDLMRRAYPFAELTRDEFTAVVRMLAEGFTTRRGQRAAYIHRDAVNGILRARQGARLTALTSGGAIPDTADYQVVVEPQSHVVGTVHEDFAVESLAGDIFQLGNTSYRILRVERSVVRVEDAQGAPPSIPFWLGEAPGRSDELSHAVSRLRAQISERLDTGVGSAMAWLTNEIGIAPAAAQQLVDYLGSAKIALGLLPTQTDLVMERFFDESGGTQLIIHSPFGSRINRAWGLALRKRFCRKFNFELQAAATEDAIILSLSTSHSFPLDDVARYLHSASVKDVLIQALLDAPMFGVRWRWNAATALALPRYAGGKKVHAQLQRMKSEDLLATVFPDQVACAENLVGEREIPQHPLVDQTLHDCLHEAMDIDGLIALLHALEHGDIRIVARELTAPSPLAAEVLSARPYAFLDDAPLEERRTLAVSSRRWTDPESAEDLGRLDADAIAAVREEAWPEARNADELHDVLMGLAFLTANETNITTAWPAFLENLLLQRRVTRLRLCADTTQEIWIAAERLPQFMVVFPLAIREPPIDAPPEFAAIAWTAETALVDIVRARMSGLGPTYAEVLATSLALSGSDIEAALLALESEGYVMRGHFSAPSGTIEWCERHLLARIHRYTVKRLRREIEPVEPRDFMRFLFEWQRVAPGSQVSGPDALANILAQLEGFEAPAGAWESEILPARVSGYEISWLDDLCTSGQITWTRLRAVANAQQREHRGNGPVRATPIVLLQRRNLTQWNTLAARVTDDATTSLSSRAQAVADHLASHGASFFTELMDATRLLHTELEDALGELVAAGRVNSDSYAGLRALLVPASKRASAHSRHGRRRVSLFGIEHAGRWTLVRRTANVEPGGPQKNGYAPELVEQIAMTLLRRYGVVFWRLLEREAAWLPPWRDLLRVFHRLEARGEIRGGRFVAGLSGEQFALPDAIGVMRKIRQQERNSTLVNLSGADPLNLVGTVLAGNKIPSLTGSRVFYRDGVPIATLVAGLFTPLEVMDEAAEWTARNQLLRDTTSPMVAVDAQMQ, via the coding sequence ATGCCAAACCGTGTATTCCACCCCGCCGTAGCCGCCTGGTTCGAGCGCACGTTTAGCGCGCCGACACCGGCGCAGGCGCAAGCGTGGCCGGCTATTCAGTCCGGCCGGCACGTGTTGATCGCGGCACCCACGGGTTCGGGTAAAACGCTCGCGGCGTTTCTTGCGGCGATCAATGCGCTGGTCGAGCGCGGCATGCAGATGCCGCTACCCGACGAAACCGTGTTGGTTTACGTCTCGCCGCTGAAAGCGCTGTCGAACGACATCCGCATCAATCTCGACGCGCCGATCGCGGGCATTCGCGAAGAGCTGCTGCGGCTCGGTCTGCCCGATGTTGAAATCCGCACCGCGGTGCGCACCGGCGATACGCCGCAGTCCGAGCGCACGCTGATGCGCAAACGGCCGCCGCATATTCTCGTGACCACGCCGGAATCGTTGTACATCCTGCTCGGTTCGGAATCCGGCCGGCAGATGCTGGCAACTACGCGCAGCGTAATCGTCGATGAAATTCACGCGCTCGCGCCGAACAAGCGCGGCAGTCACCTGGCATTGTCACTCGAACGGCTCGAAGCTTTATGCGAACGCCGACTCGTGCGTATCGGCCTGTCGGCGACGCAAAAACCGATCGAGGAAGTCGCGCGTTTTCTGGTCGGCACTGGCGGCGTGTTGCCCGATGGCGCCGCGGATTGCGAGATCGTCGACACCGGCCATACGCGGCATCGCGATCTCGCCATCGAAGTGCCGGCAGCGCCGCTCGAAGCGATCATGTCCGGCGATGTCTGGCAGCAGGTTTACGATCGCCTTGCCGAGCTGATCGCAAGTCATCGCACCACGTTGATTTTCGTCAACACGCGGCGCATGGCCGAACGGGTCGCGCGTTATCTCAGCGAACGCCTCGGCAAGGATGCGATCACCTCGCATCACGGCAGCATGGCCAAGGATCAGCGCCTCGATGCCGAGCAACGCCTGAAGCGCGGCGACTTGCGCGCGCTGGTCGCCACGGCGTCACTGGAACTCGGCATCGATATTGGCGCGGTCGATCTGGTTTGTCAGCTCAGTTCGCCGCGCTCTATCGCTGCGTTTTTGCAACGTGTGGGACGTTCCGGCCATGCCGTCGGCGGCACACCGAAAGGACGGTTGTTACCGCAGTCGCGCGACGATCTCGTGGAATGCAGTGCGCTGCTGCACGCCGTGCACGAAGGCGAACTCGATACGCTGAAACTCATCCGCAAACCGATCGATGTCCTCGCGCAACAGATCGTCGCCGAAGTCGCGAGCCGTGATTGCGACGAGGCCGAATTGTTCGATCTCATGCGCCGCGCGTATCCGTTCGCCGAACTCACGCGTGACGAATTTACCGCCGTTGTGCGTATGCTCGCCGAAGGTTTCACGACGCGTCGTGGTCAACGTGCGGCTTACATCCATCGCGATGCGGTTAACGGCATTTTGCGCGCGCGTCAGGGCGCACGACTGACCGCGCTGACCTCGGGTGGCGCGATTCCCGACACCGCCGATTATCAGGTTGTGGTCGAGCCGCAATCGCATGTCGTCGGCACCGTGCATGAAGACTTTGCGGTCGAGAGTCTGGCCGGCGATATCTTCCAGCTCGGCAACACCTCGTACCGGATTTTACGAGTCGAACGCAGCGTGGTGAGAGTCGAGGATGCGCAAGGCGCGCCACCGAGCATTCCGTTCTGGCTCGGTGAAGCGCCGGGTCGCAGCGATGAACTTTCGCATGCGGTATCGCGATTGCGCGCGCAGATTTCCGAACGCCTCGATACGGGTGTCGGCAGCGCAATGGCGTGGCTGACGAACGAGATCGGCATCGCGCCCGCAGCCGCGCAGCAACTCGTCGATTATCTCGGCAGCGCGAAGATCGCACTCGGACTGTTGCCGACGCAAACCGATCTGGTGATGGAACGTTTTTTCGACGAATCCGGCGGCACCCAGCTCATCATCCACTCGCCGTTCGGCAGCCGTATCAATCGCGCCTGGGGTCTTGCGCTGCGCAAGCGTTTTTGTCGCAAGTTCAACTTCGAGCTGCAGGCCGCCGCGACCGAAGACGCGATCATTCTGTCGTTATCGACCAGCCACAGTTTTCCGCTGGATGATGTCGCGCGTTATCTGCATTCGGCGTCGGTGAAAGATGTGCTGATCCAGGCCTTGCTCGACGCGCCGATGTTCGGCGTGCGCTGGCGCTGGAACGCCGCCACTGCACTGGCGCTGCCGCGTTACGCTGGCGGCAAGAAAGTTCATGCGCAACTGCAGCGTATGAAATCCGAAGACCTGCTCGCGACGGTGTTTCCCGATCAGGTGGCTTGCGCCGAAAACCTCGTTGGCGAACGTGAAATTCCGCAGCATCCGCTGGTCGATCAGACCTTGCACGATTGCCTGCACGAAGCGATGGATATCGATGGCTTGATCGCGCTGTTGCATGCGCTGGAGCACGGCGATATTCGCATCGTCGCACGCGAACTCACCGCGCCCTCGCCGCTCGCCGCGGAAGTTCTCAGCGCGCGTCCGTACGCCTTTCTCGACGACGCGCCGCTCGAAGAACGCCGCACGCTAGCGGTATCGAGCCGGCGCTGGACCGACCCCGAAAGCGCCGAGGATCTCGGTCGCCTCGATGCCGATGCAATCGCTGCCGTGCGCGAAGAAGCGTGGCCGGAAGCGCGCAACGCCGACGAGTTGCATGATGTGCTCATGGGGCTCGCATTTCTTACCGCCAATGAAACAAACATCACGACCGCGTGGCCGGCGTTTCTCGAAAACCTGCTGCTGCAACGCCGTGTGACGCGGCTGCGTTTGTGCGCCGATACCACGCAGGAAATCTGGATTGCCGCTGAGCGTCTGCCGCAATTCATGGTGGTGTTTCCGCTCGCCATACGCGAACCGCCGATCGATGCGCCGCCGGAATTCGCCGCAATCGCATGGACCGCGGAAACCGCGCTGGTCGACATCGTGCGCGCACGCATGAGCGGGCTCGGCCCGACCTACGCTGAAGTGCTCGCCACATCGCTGGCGTTGTCGGGCAGCGATATCGAAGCGGCACTGCTCGCACTCGAGTCCGAGGGTTATGTCATGCGCGGACATTTCAGTGCACCGTCGGGCACGATCGAATGGTGCGAGCGCCACCTGCTCGCGCGCATCCATCGCTACACCGTCAAGCGCCTGCGCCGCGAAATCGAACCGGTCGAACCGCGCGACTTCATGCGCTTCCTGTTCGAGTGGCAACGAGTCGCACCCGGCAGCCAAGTCAGCGGCCCGGATGCGCTAGCGAATATCCTCGCTCAGCTCGAAGGTTTCGAAGCGCCTGCGGGCGCGTGGGAGTCGGAAATTCTGCCGGCGCGCGTGAGCGGTTACGAGATTTCGTGGCTCGATGATTTGTGCACGTCCGGCCAGATCACGTGGACGCGTTTGCGCGCGGTCGCCAATGCGCAGCAGCGCGAACATCGCGGCAACGGCCCTGTGCGCGCGACACCGATCGTGCTGCTGCAACGGCGCAATCTGACGCAGTGGAATACGCTGGCCGCACGCGTAACCGACGATGCGACAACGAGCCTGTCATCTCGCGCGCAAGCCGTCGCCGATCATCTCGCGAGCCACGGCGCTTCGTTTTTCACCGAGCTCATGGATGCGACGCGCTTGTTGCACACCGAACTCGAAGACGCGCTCGGCGAACTGGTCGCGGCGGGTCGCGTCAACTCCGACAGTTACGCCGGTTTGCGCGCACTGCTCGTGCCTGCATCGAAACGCGCATCGGCACATTCAAGGCATGGGCGACGACGCGTCTCGCTGTTCGGCATCGAACACGCCGGGCGCTGGACTCTAGTGCGACGCACCGCAAACGTCGAACCTGGTGGCCCACAAAAAAATGGCTACGCGCCCGAACTTGTCGAGCAGATCGCGATGACCTTGCTGCGCCGTTACGGCGTGGTGTTCTGGCGTTTGCTCGAACGCGAGGCGGCATGGTTGCCCCCATGGCGCGACTTGCTGCGCGTATTCCATCGGCTCGAAGCGCGCGGCGAAATCCGTGGCGGACGATTTGTCGCGGGATTATCCGGCGAACAATTCGCGCTGCCCGACGCGATCGGCGTGATGCGCAAAATCCGCCAGCAAGAACGCAATAGCACGCTGGTCAATCTCAGCGGCGCCGACCCACTGAATCTGGTCGGCACCGTGCTTGCCGGCAACAAGATACCGAGCTTGACCGGATCCCGCGTGTTTTATCGCGACGGCGTACCGATCGCGACCTTGGTCGCCGGCCTGTTCACGCCGCTCGAAGTCATGGATGAAGCAGCAGAATGGACGGCGCGAAACCAACTGCTGCGTGATACGACATCGCCGATGGTTGCCGTGGATGCGCAAATGCAATAG
- a CDS encoding acyltransferase family protein, giving the protein MTTRRYDIDALRVIAFALLILYHVCMLYVADWGWHVKSQYQNEWLQWPMIFLNRWRMSLLFLISGLAIGLFNPAGAAGRFALSRTWRLFLPLLFGMFFIVPVQPYCQGVSNGLVEPGFGAFMLRYWSFQPWPKDAFDGWQYGITWNHLWYLAYLWVYTLLLCVLLPALESSIGKRLQAAVCGLRGAGLIVLPALPLVLYLTTLAKYFPTTNDLIHDWFQHALYFSVLLYGYVMACSTALWQELLRLRHVTLALALVIFAIYVAWNLQLGEHPSDLMVAGVRCMRGFYLWTALLTILGWGHALLNRPFRWLPYATEAVFPWYVLHQSLIVLVAYWLIPLHLGPVLEPVLVIIATVGGCALLHEFVIRRTALLRPLFGLKSMSSRRPFAAPAVAVIALASIADDVR; this is encoded by the coding sequence ATGACTACCCGCCGTTACGATATCGATGCGCTGCGCGTGATCGCATTCGCACTGCTGATTCTGTACCACGTCTGCATGTTGTACGTGGCCGACTGGGGCTGGCATGTAAAAAGTCAGTACCAGAATGAATGGCTGCAGTGGCCGATGATTTTCCTGAATCGCTGGCGCATGTCGCTGCTGTTTCTGATCTCGGGTCTGGCGATCGGTTTGTTTAATCCTGCTGGCGCGGCTGGTCGATTTGCGCTGTCACGCACGTGGCGATTGTTTCTGCCGCTATTGTTCGGCATGTTTTTCATCGTGCCGGTGCAGCCGTATTGCCAAGGCGTGAGTAATGGCTTGGTTGAGCCGGGTTTTGGCGCATTCATGCTGCGCTACTGGAGTTTCCAGCCGTGGCCGAAAGACGCGTTCGATGGCTGGCAATACGGCATCACCTGGAATCACCTGTGGTATCTGGCCTACCTGTGGGTCTACACCTTGCTGTTGTGTGTGTTGTTGCCGGCGTTGGAATCGAGTATCGGCAAACGTTTGCAGGCGGCTGTGTGCGGATTGCGCGGTGCGGGTTTGATCGTGCTGCCGGCATTACCACTCGTGCTTTATCTGACCACGCTTGCCAAATATTTCCCCACCACCAACGATCTGATCCACGACTGGTTCCAGCATGCGTTGTATTTCAGCGTGTTGCTGTACGGTTATGTGATGGCGTGTTCGACTGCGCTGTGGCAGGAGTTGCTGCGTTTGCGCCATGTCACTTTAGCGTTGGCGCTGGTGATATTCGCGATCTATGTTGCATGGAATCTGCAGCTCGGCGAGCATCCTTCGGATCTGATGGTGGCGGGTGTTCGTTGTATGCGCGGCTTCTATCTGTGGACCGCGCTGCTAACGATACTCGGCTGGGGCCATGCGCTGCTGAACCGACCATTCCGCTGGTTGCCTTACGCCACCGAGGCGGTATTCCCTTGGTACGTGCTGCATCAGAGTTTGATTGTTCTGGTCGCCTACTGGCTGATTCCGCTGCATCTTGGGCCGGTACTTGAACCCGTGTTGGTAATCATCGCCACGGTTGGCGGCTGTGCGCTGCTGCACGAGTTCGTGATACGTCGCACCGCGCTACTGCGACCCCTGTTCGGCTTGAAATCCATGTCGTCGCGGCGCCCATTCGCAGCTCCCGCCGTAGCGGTTATCGCGCTCGCATCGATAGCGGATGACGTGCGCTGA
- a CDS encoding CPBP family intramembrane glutamic endopeptidase, with protein MQIKPPRMTKDMVTHGLFTLARSATKMRAPHSRGKEANMRAFFCNPEGQLRNGVWIVIFLVLFVASRFVYHPVSQAIQHLNFDAAWLQPLPFIFALLVTWACVRLRRQRLSSVGFEMDRRWAKEVGVGVGIGTAAMLAIAALIVATGGAQLSLDPARSLAALGSAAWVFACVALFEETLFRGFVFQRMVDGAGIWIAQISLALLFAIAHWDNPGMEPTTQVLAMIDTALGAILLGLAYLRTRSLALPIGIHFGWNWAQGALLGFDVSGFAQAGWLHAEILDKPQWVTGGKFGPEASMFAVIVDLITVALLWRWRGTRARS; from the coding sequence GTGCAAATCAAACCGCCGCGCATGACGAAAGACATGGTTACGCATGGCCTATTTACGCTGGCGCGGTCAGCCACGAAGATGCGTGCACCCCACAGCCGAGGCAAGGAAGCGAACATGCGAGCATTTTTCTGCAATCCCGAAGGACAACTCCGCAACGGCGTCTGGATCGTGATCTTCCTCGTCTTGTTCGTGGCCAGCCGATTTGTCTATCACCCGGTTTCGCAAGCCATCCAGCATCTGAATTTCGATGCGGCGTGGTTACAACCATTGCCTTTCATCTTCGCGCTACTTGTTACTTGGGCTTGCGTGCGGCTGCGTCGCCAGCGCTTGTCCAGCGTGGGCTTCGAGATGGATCGGCGCTGGGCTAAGGAGGTGGGCGTTGGGGTAGGCATTGGCACCGCCGCGATGTTGGCGATTGCTGCACTGATCGTGGCGACCGGAGGCGCGCAACTGTCGCTCGACCCCGCTCGTAGTCTGGCGGCGCTGGGTTCGGCCGCATGGGTTTTTGCCTGCGTAGCGTTGTTCGAGGAGACGCTGTTTCGCGGCTTCGTGTTCCAACGCATGGTCGATGGCGCCGGCATCTGGATCGCGCAGATCAGCCTCGCGCTGCTGTTTGCTATCGCGCACTGGGATAACCCCGGCATGGAGCCAACCACCCAAGTCCTGGCGATGATCGACACGGCACTGGGCGCCATCCTGCTTGGTCTGGCTTACTTGCGCACGCGCAGCTTGGCCCTGCCCATCGGCATCCACTTCGGCTGGAACTGGGCCCAAGGCGCCTTGCTCGGTTTCGATGTGAGTGGCTTCGCGCAAGCGGGTTGGCTGCATGCGGAGATACTCGACAAACCGCAGTGGGTGACCGGCGGCAAGTTCGGACCCGAGGCCAGCATGTTCGCGGTGATTGTCGACCTGATCACCGTCGCTTTGCTCTGGCGTTGGCGCGGCACCCGCGCAAGATCTTGA
- a CDS encoding VOC family protein — protein sequence MFAKELPRLATFYERLLSMTIVVAEKDHIVLESDVFQLVLHSLPKQVAKSITITSPPTRRTDVPVKLFFPVPSIADARIKAAALGGRLNPESKEWEARGFRACDGNDPEGNIVQFRENAQVGKMPPNCFPE from the coding sequence TTGTTCGCCAAAGAACTGCCGCGTTTGGCGACGTTTTATGAGAGACTTTTGTCGATGACCATAGTCGTAGCTGAAAAAGATCACATCGTGTTGGAATCAGATGTCTTTCAACTCGTGCTGCATTCCCTCCCGAAGCAGGTCGCCAAGTCGATCACGATCACTTCCCCACCGACACGGCGCACGGACGTTCCGGTGAAGCTGTTCTTCCCCGTGCCCAGCATCGCCGACGCGCGAATAAAAGCCGCAGCGTTGGGCGGCAGGCTGAATCCCGAAAGCAAAGAATGGGAAGCACGCGGATTCCGCGCGTGTGATGGCAACGATCCCGAAGGCAATATCGTGCAATTTCGCGAGAATGCACAGGTCGGAAAAATGCCACCGAACTGCTTCCCCGAATAG
- a CDS encoding DUF4145 domain-containing protein, whose protein sequence is MAFEYFPPQLGKGEYHCPYCNVYAKQFYAHLCTFGQFEWSSVVDRQSKFNSSLPHNWIVTRCQHCENFALWIGDNLVHPKRTIAPPPNDDLLQSIKDDYLEAASILSDSPRAAAALLRLALQKLCVQLGEKGVNINQDIKALVVKGLNPLVQKSLDALRITGNNAVHPGEINLSEQPERVIKLFDLINFIANKLITEPHEIEGFYEALPPDALSAVEQRDRNPQKG, encoded by the coding sequence ATGGCGTTTGAATACTTTCCGCCTCAACTTGGCAAAGGCGAATATCATTGCCCGTACTGCAATGTTTACGCCAAACAGTTCTACGCCCACTTGTGCACGTTCGGTCAATTCGAATGGTCAAGCGTTGTTGACCGACAATCTAAGTTCAACTCGTCTCTTCCACACAATTGGATCGTTACGAGATGCCAGCATTGTGAGAACTTCGCGCTCTGGATTGGTGACAATCTAGTCCATCCAAAAAGAACGATTGCTCCTCCGCCAAATGACGATCTTTTGCAAAGTATCAAGGATGATTACCTAGAAGCTGCAAGCATTCTTTCTGACTCCCCGCGCGCTGCCGCAGCACTGCTTCGGCTGGCACTGCAAAAGTTATGCGTCCAATTGGGTGAGAAAGGGGTCAACATCAATCAAGATATCAAAGCTCTGGTGGTTAAGGGGTTAAACCCACTCGTGCAAAAGTCTCTAGATGCACTAAGAATCACCGGTAACAACGCGGTTCATCCCGGTGAAATAAATCTGTCCGAGCAGCCAGAGCGTGTAATTAAGCTCTTTGACTTGATCAACTTTATTGCAAACAAGTTAATCACGGAGCCTCACGAAATTGAGGGCTTCTACGAAGCATTGCCGCCAGATGCGTTGAGTGCTGTAGAACAGCGGGACAGGAATCCGCAAAAAGGCTAA
- a CDS encoding M61 family metallopeptidase → MLRFLSLSVLILAAAIGTDSAFAQSIAAPVDTAYAGNIALNVDLTDLSRRIFRVHEEIPVTAGALTLLYPQWLPGNHSPTGPIEQMVGLTITANGQRIEWRRDPFEVFAFHIDVPQGATRLILDFEFVSPLDRDEGRIVVTPEIIGLQWNTVLLYPAGHYSSQITIEPTIKLPSGWQFGTALETANAEADNTHFKPTSLEMLVDSPLFAGKYFKRFDLAPNATPPVHLDVVADAAKYLDAKPEILATHLALVQQAYKLYGAQHYAHYDLLLALSDNFSGIGLEHGQSSENGTFREYLTDAKKFAGRDLLAHEYTHSWNGKFRRPADLWTPNFNVPMRNSLLWVYEGQTQYWGNVLAARAGLLNAEQARESLALVAATFDHREGRIWRNLQDTTFQPILAYKRAMPWSNWQRMQDYYSEGQLIWLDADTKIRELSNGRRSLDDFAHAFFGVENGRVAPLTYTFDDVVKTLDGVQKFDWASFLKTRLDGHGPGAPLDGIARSGWKLVYTDKPNLYGEDVQKQRKIADLSYSLGLSLSSKDGRISDVLWNGPAFKAGLAAGMKLIAVNGISFSSDELKDAITAAKGNAKPIDVLIENLDHYETLHIDYHDGLRYPHLERVSGSKDRLSDILAARH, encoded by the coding sequence ATGCTGCGTTTTTTGTCGTTGTCCGTTTTGATTCTTGCCGCTGCGATCGGCACCGATTCCGCTTTCGCGCAATCGATCGCCGCACCGGTCGACACTGCGTATGCGGGCAACATCGCGTTGAACGTGGACCTCACCGACTTGAGTCGTCGCATCTTCCGTGTGCACGAGGAAATCCCGGTTACGGCTGGCGCGCTGACGTTGCTGTATCCGCAATGGTTGCCCGGCAATCATTCGCCAACCGGGCCGATCGAGCAGATGGTCGGGCTGACGATCACCGCCAACGGCCAGCGCATCGAATGGCGGCGCGATCCATTCGAGGTATTTGCGTTTCACATTGATGTGCCGCAAGGCGCAACCCGACTGATTCTGGATTTCGAGTTCGTCTCGCCGCTTGATCGCGATGAAGGCCGCATCGTCGTCACGCCGGAAATCATCGGCCTGCAATGGAATACCGTGCTGCTGTATCCGGCCGGACATTATTCGTCGCAGATCACGATCGAACCGACGATCAAATTGCCGTCCGGCTGGCAATTCGGCACGGCGCTGGAAACAGCGAACGCGGAGGCCGACAACACGCACTTCAAACCAACCTCGCTCGAAATGCTGGTCGATTCGCCGTTGTTTGCAGGCAAGTATTTCAAGCGCTTTGATCTTGCGCCAAACGCGACACCGCCGGTGCATCTGGATGTAGTGGCCGATGCCGCGAAATACCTCGATGCCAAACCCGAAATTCTCGCCACGCATCTGGCGCTGGTGCAGCAAGCCTACAAACTTTATGGTGCGCAACATTATGCGCATTACGATCTGTTGCTGGCGTTGTCGGATAACTTCAGCGGCATCGGTCTGGAGCACGGCCAATCCAGCGAAAACGGCACGTTCCGCGAGTATCTGACCGATGCGAAAAAATTCGCCGGTCGCGACCTGCTCGCGCACGAATACACGCATTCGTGGAATGGAAAGTTTCGTCGCCCTGCGGATTTGTGGACGCCGAATTTCAACGTGCCGATGCGTAATAGTTTGCTCTGGGTATACGAAGGCCAGACGCAATACTGGGGCAACGTGCTCGCCGCGCGTGCCGGCCTGCTCAACGCGGAGCAGGCGCGTGAATCGCTCGCACTGGTAGCGGCAACTTTCGATCATCGCGAAGGCCGTATCTGGCGCAATCTGCAGGACACCACCTTCCAGCCGATCCTCGCCTACAAACGTGCGATGCCGTGGAGCAACTGGCAGCGCATGCAGGATTATTATTCCGAAGGCCAGCTGATCTGGCTCGACGCGGATACCAAGATTCGCGAACTCAGCAACGGCAGGCGTTCGCTCGATGATTTTGCGCATGCGTTTTTCGGCGTGGAGAACGGGCGTGTCGCGCCGCTCACCTACACATTCGATGACGTCGTGAAAACTCTCGATGGCGTACAGAAGTTCGACTGGGCGAGCTTCCTGAAAACGCGCCTTGATGGTCACGGCCCCGGCGCGCCGCTCGACGGTATCGCGCGCTCGGGCTGGAAACTCGTCTACACCGACAAGCCGAATTTGTATGGCGAGGATGTGCAGAAGCAACGCAAAATTGCCGACTTGAGCTATTCGCTCGGCCTGAGCCTCAGCAGCAAGGACGGCCGCATCAGCGATGTATTGTGGAACGGCCCCGCATTCAAAGCCGGCCTCGCCGCGGGCATGAAACTGATCGCAGTTAACGGCATCAGCTTCAGCAGCGATGAACTCAAGGATGCAATCACCGCAGCCAAGGGCAATGCCAAGCCGATCGATGTGCTGATCGAAAATCTCGATCACTACGAAACCCTGCACATCGACTACCACGACGGCCTGCGTTATCCGCACCTCGAAAGAGTCAGCGGCAGCAAGGATCGATTGAGCGACATCCTCGCCGCACGGCATTGA